In Vairimorpha necatrix chromosome 8, complete sequence, a single window of DNA contains:
- a CDS encoding WD40 repeat domain-containing protein, translating into MKILNLFTKLESKKPVSIFSLDILDKMIVTACTNGDVDLYKNEDKLYKTVKKHAGSVLCVRFNPKGNFIASCGDDGTVIIYDLELQAIFSCKFHNGDVTNVLWTDKYLISVGHDGFIIFYDNQNFKVLSKIKSHENKITGVAASRKNNFICTQGDDGLTLYKNNVIYKKIPPNEGIILESFFSRMSWSPDGLIFSCGLSFNQKMNSIEIYNIEMESKYSLLGHVAPCEVTSFNPNTFTTDSKQYFILAVGSQDLSISLWTTLSPYPFLLVKNVCELPILDLTWSSDGSSFYFCAYDGKVGKLEFNLLELGNISNLDNKIENSDLFITLMNAESYDSKVQRLIYPRHIKEKSENYRPNINNDAKMSKNKDFIGPRRPADPNHPMYKDQGNIIDYMNRPKKELKEEMKNVSDSSHKYKEENKYIIEENKDNMARRKKTTKKETVNNETTNNETVNNDNIVPTDESIIRTIVDSVRIIEENQNTTEAETNTLGVETNINTPTLQDNTVDTTNNNVETNNNMQTNIVETNNNEQANNNVEINDTRRVTFEETNNTVESTINTPVVNIVRNNTQEETELTPAEQARINDQIRNPALRLRDVRDVVNEEERVAEEQRQAAAQRQEAATQARVVRKRSIRPVATPDKNEMTQISMFNIKEQVKIENGKIEEYSKEFGDYTVELNPEKNKLTIKRFSYDFFEIHGDFKFLCASKKYICVYTTDIEIYSLKTGTLVAPLIGSGNVLYMDIYRDKVLFLNGDGSIIIFDIKNNKIKTTRVPRYDTILKIKFSKLYNVICHYKDCSYVLDKPTNLWYLLRKEWNDVHTKKTDYNNTIDETLKRLENSFMINFKIKRHDKLKEIARKMVKQLKNLEMTDHLENIYSNIFKGLVQLGHKKFTYNCMKKLGKNLNLQYFCNKIYLLLLDSKKT; encoded by the coding sequence ATGAAAATTCTTAacttatttacaaaattagaATCAAAGAAGCCGGTTTCAATATTCAGCCTAGATATTCTGGACAAGATGATTGTGACAGCTTGTACAAATGGAGATGtagatttatataaaaatgaagacaAATTATACAAGACAGTTAAGAAACATGCGGGCTCGGTCTTGTGTGTTAGATTTAACCCTAAGGGGAATTTTATAGCCTCATGTGGGGATGACGGGACTGTCATAATTTATGACCTTGAACTTCAGGCcattttttcttgtaaatTTCACAATGGAGATGTGACGAATGTTTTATGGActgataaatatttgatcaGTGTCGGACATGACggatttataattttttatgataatcagaattttaaagttttatcaaaaattaagtcgcatgaaaataaaattacagGAGTAGCAGCCAGTAGAAAGAATAATTTCATCTGTACACAAGGAGATGATGGCTTGACCTTGTACAAGAATAATGTGATTTACAAGAAGATACCACCCAATGAAGGAATTATTCTTGAGTCATTCTTCTCTAGAATGAGTTGGTCTCCTGATGGCCTGATTTTCTCCTGTGGGTTGTCTTTCAATCAGAAGATGAATTCCATagaaatttacaatatagaAATGGAGTCGAAATATTCTTTACTGGGCCATGTGGCCCCATGTGAAGTAACAAGTTTCAATCCTAATACTTTCACTACAGATTCAAAGcagtattttatattagcAGTCGGGTCTCAAGATTTATCTATAAGTTTATGGACTACTCTGTCCCCTTACCCTTTTCTACTTGTTAAGAATGTCTGCGAGTTGCCTATTTTAGATTTGACATGGTCCAGTGATGgatcttctttttatttctgtGCTTATGATGGCAAAGTCGGCAAATTAGAATTCAATTTATTAGAATTAggaaatatttctaatttagaTAATAAGATAGAGAATTCTGACTTATTTATAACTCTAATGAATGCAGAAAGTTATGATTCTAAAGTACAAAGATTAATTTATCCCAGAcacataaaagaaaaaagtgAGAATTATAGACCGAATATCAACAATGACGCAAAGAtgagtaaaaataaagattttatagGACCAAGAAGACCAGCAGATCCAAATCATCCCATGTATAAAGACCAAGGGAATATTATAGATTATATGAATAGACCTAAGAAAGAACTTAAGGAGGAAATGAAAAATGTATCAGATAGTAGTCATAAATATAAGGAGgagaataaatatataatagaagaaaataaagacaATATGGcaagaagaaaaaagacCACCAAGAAAGAGACAGTCAACAATGAGACAACGAACAACGAGACAGTCAACAATGATAATATAGTCCCAACAGACGAGAGTATAATAAGAACAATAGTAGACTCAGTAAGAATAATTGAAGAGAATCAAAATACTACCGAAGCAGAGACTAATACTCTAGGAGTCGAaactaatataaatacGCCTACTTTACAAGATAACACAGTAGATAcaacaaataataatgtgGAAACAAACAATAATATGCAAACAAATATTGTAGAAACAAATAACAACGAACAAGCAAATAATAATGtagaaataaatgataCTAGAAGAGTCACATTCGAGGAAACAAATAACACAGTGGAATCAACAATTAATACTCCTGttgtaaatattgtaaGAAATAATACACAGGAGGAAACAGAACTTACGCCCGCCGAGCAGGCACGAATAAATGATCAAATAAGAAATCCTGCACTGAGACTAAGAGACGTCAGGGATGTTGTAAATGAGGAAGAAAGAGTGGCAGAAGAACAAAGGCAAGCAGCAGCGCAGAGGCAAGAGGCCGCGACTCAGGCTAGAGTCGTAAGGAAGAGGTCTATAAGACCAGTGGCCACGCCAGACAAAAATGAAATGACTCAAATTTCCATGttcaatattaaagaacaagtcaaaattgaaaatgGGAAGATTGAGGAATATTCCAAGGAATTTGGAGACTACACCGTAGAATTAAATCCAGAGAAGAACAAATTGAccataaaaagattttcttATGATTTCTTCGAGATACATGGAGATTTTAAGTTTCTCTGTGCCTCTAAAAAGTACATTTGTGTGTACACCACTGATATTGAGatttatagtttaaaaACTGGCACTCTTGTTGCTCCTTTGATTGGATCAGGGAATGTCCTTTACATGGACATTTACAGAGACAAAGTCCTCTTTTTAAATGGAGACGGgtcaataataatatttgatataaaaaataataagatcAAAACTACTAGAGTCCCGAGATATGACACAATATTGAAGATCAAGTTCAGTAAATTGTACAATGTAATATGCCACTATAAAGACTGCTCTTATGTTTTAGATAAACCGACAAATCTTTGGTATTTACTAAGAAAAGAATGGAATGATGTGCACACTAAGAAAACAGACTACAATAATACGATAGATGAGACACTAAAAAGATTAGAAAACAGCTTCATGATAAATTTCAAGATCAAGAGACACGATAAACTAAAAGAAATAGCAAGAAAAATGGTAAAgcaacttaaaaatttagaaatgaCAGATCAtcttgaaaatatttactcgaatatttttaagggCTTGGTACAACTGGGACataagaaatttacatataatTGTATGAAGAAATTGGGCAAGAACTTAAATctacaatatttttgtaataaaatatatcttcTGTTATTGGATTCTAAGAagacttaa
- a CDS encoding deoxyribodipyrimidine photolyase, giving the protein MKNRLELLAGSPKKGNVLYISVRDQRLYNNHCIQYGYNLSYHYKSEFFIGIPLKHLKYNEVQYSLILENIEELTSDSKKYNLYFNILEKLEEFISTNNIKNIILDYCPLREYTKFYKKITDLSKNNDLFCVLIDSHNVVPCKLLSIYKRTSSSVKIQLYKFFFEYLDEYENIKIEKAVQDKNFIDDNMKFIVDVWEKLQSHKFNNKKKVEKNICKLPNYEKSKYYQGGHKAGMKVLEDFFDKKFYMYNKDRNNPDVDGLSNISPYLHLGILSPHKIIKLAYEKFYKKDKGNLEGFVSEIFIWRETSEHFCLHNKDYDNIQGALEWARNSLKDHTKDKRERLYSKKELEEGKTEDLLWNAAQIQLITMNKIHGYVRMYWAKQIVKWTKTPEEAIKIAIELNDKYSVDGNDPNGYMGIMWCICGSMDRGYKDRPMTGKIRPMNKIKTKSYEQLWNNKEERGKYLSSIVCDRTSTK; this is encoded by the coding sequence ATGAAAAACAGACTTGAATTATTAGCTGGTTCTCCTAAAAAAGGTAatgtattatatatttctgtGAGAGATCAAAGATTATACAATAATCACTGTATACAATACGGATACAATTTATCATACCATTACAAATccgaattttttataggtATTCCATTAAAACACCTCAAATATAACGAAGTCCAGTACAGCCTCATATTGGAAAACATTGAGGAACTTACTTCtgatagtaaaaaatataatttatattttaatatattagaaaaattagaagaatttataagcactaataatataaagaatataataCTTGATTACTGTCCTTTACGAGAATAtactaaattttataaaaaaattactgaTCTATCgaaaaataatgatttattttgtgTTTTGATTGATAGCCACAATGTCGTACCATGTAAATTATTGTCAATTTACAAACGCACTAGTAGTTCTGTAAAAATAcaactttataaattttttttcgaataTTTAGATGAATAcgaaaacataaaaatagaaaaagcagtacaagataaaaattttatagacgataatatgaaatttatagtCGATGTATGGGAAAAACTACAGTctcataaatttaataataaaaagaaagttgaaaaaaatatttgcaaATTACCTAATTAcgaaaaatcaaaatattatcaagGAGGACACAAAGCAGGCATGAAAGTAttagaagatttttttgacaaaaaattttatatgtacAATAAAGATCGTAATAATCCAGATGTTGATGGATTAAGTAATATTTCTCCGTATCTGCATTTAGGCATATTAAGTCCACAcaagattataaaattggcatatgaaaaattttacaaaaaagataaaggCAATCTTGAAGGATTTGTCTCTGAGATATTTATATGGAGAGAAACGTCTGAACACTTTTGTCTACATAATAAAGATTATGATAATATACAAGGAGCATTAGAATGGGCGAGGAATAGTCTTAAAGATCATACTAAGGATAAAAGAGAAAGATTGtatagtaaaaaagaattagaagAAGGGAAGACAGAGGATTTGCTTTGGAATGCTGCACAAATTCAATTGATTACGATGAATAAAATACATGGATATGTAAGAATGTATTGGGCGAAACAAATAGTTAAATGGACTAAGACGCCAGAAGAGGCTATAAAAATAGCTATAGAATTGaatgataaatattcaGTTGATGGGAATGATCCCAATGGATATATGGGAATTATGTGGTGTATTTGTGGGTCAATGGATCGAGGATATAAAGATAGACCTATGACGGGAAAAATCAGACCAATGAACAAAATCAAAACTAAAAGTTATGAACAATTATGGAacaataaagaagaaagagGGAAATATCTAAGTAGTATAGTGTGTGACAGAACAagtacaaaataa
- a CDS encoding deoxyribodipyrimidine photolyase has translation MKNRLEVLTGSPKKGNVLYISMRDQRLYNNHCIQYGYNLSYHYKSEFFIGIPLKHLKYNEIQYSLILENIEELTSDSKKYNLYFNILENIEEFITTNKIKNIILDYSPLREYTKFYKQITDLSKNNNFFCVLIDSHNVVPCKLLSTYKRTSSSVKIQLYKFFFEYLDEYDNIEIEKTVQDKNFIDDNMKFIVDVWEKLQSHKFNNKKKVEKNMCKLPNYEKSKYYQGGHKAGMKVLEDFFDKKFYMYNKDRNNPDVDGLSNISPYLLLGILSTHKIIKMAYEKFYKKDKGNLEGFIAEIFIWKETSEHVCLHIKDYDNIQGALEWARNSLKDHTKDKREKLYSKKELEEGKTEDSLWNAAQIQLITANKIQRHVRMYWAKQLVKWTKTPEEAIKMAMEFNDKYSVDGNVPYGYLEIMWSICGLMDRGYKDRPITGKIRPMNKIKNKSYEQLWNNEEEREKYLSSMAVKRTSTK, from the coding sequence ATGAAAAACAGACTTGAAGTACTAACTGGTTCTCCTAAAAAAGGTAatgtattatatatttctatGAGAGATCAAAGATTATACAATAATCACTGTATACAATACGGATACAATTTATCATACCATTACAAATccgaattttttataggtATTCCATTAAAACACCTCAAATATAACGAAATTCAGTACAGCCTCATATTGGAAAACATCGAGGAACTTACTTCtgatagtaaaaaatataatttatattttaatatattagaaaatatagaagaatttataactactaataaaatcaagaaCATAATACTTGATTACTCTCCTTTACGAGAATAtactaaattttataaacaaattactGATCTAtcgaaaaataataattttttttgtgttttgATCGATAGCCACAATGTCGTACCATGTAAATTATTGTCTACTTACAAGCGCACTAGTAGTTCAGTAAAAATACAACtttataagttttttttcgaatATTTAGATGAATATGACAACAtagaaatagaaaaaacggtacaagataaaaattttatagacgataatatgaaatttatagtCGATGTATGGGAAAAATTACAGTctcataaatttaataataaaaagaaagttgaaaaaaatatgtgcAAATTGCCTAATTAcgaaaaatcaaaatattatcaagGAGGACACAAAGCAGGCATGAAAGTAttagaagatttttttgacaaaaaattttatatgtataatAAAGATCGTAATAATCCAGATGTTGATGGATTAAGTAATATTTCTCCGTATTTGCTTTTAGGCATATTAAGCACacataaaattatcaaaatggcatatgaaaaattttataaaaaagataaaggCAATCTTGAAGGGTTTATTGCCGAGATATTTATATGGAAAGAAACATCTGAACACGTCTGTCTACATATCAAAGATTATGATAATATACAAGGAGCATTAGAATGGGCGAGGAATAGTCTTAAAGATCATACTAAGGataaaagagaaaaattgtatagtaaaaaagaattagaagAAGGGAAGACAGAGGATTCGCTTTGGAATGCTGCACAAATTCAATTGATTACAGCAAATAAGATACAGAGACATGTAAGAATGTATTGGGCGAAACAATTAGTAAAATGGACTAAGACGCCCGAAGAGGCTATAAAAATGGCCATGGAGTTTAATGATAAGTATTCTGTGGATGGGAATGTCCCATATGGATATTTGGAGATCATGTGGAGTATCTGTGGTTTAATGGATCGAGGATACAAAGATAGGCCTATAACAGGGAAAATAAGACCTATGAATAAGATTAAGAACAAGAGTTATGAGCAATTATGGAATAACGAAGAAGAGAGAGAGAAGTATCTAAGTAGTATGGCAGTGAAGAGAACAAGTACAAAATAA
- a CDS encoding replication factor C subunit 2 (RFC2) gives MSILWTEKYRPKDISTFESVPHIKKFLNLSKNNDFPNLLLFGPPGTGKTTFAHLLASENKLELNASDERGINVIREKIKSYASTLKKNKTIILDECENLTEDAQHCLRRIIEDSKNTRFIFTTNYLSKVISPLKSRLVKLKFTLKNNTTLCKIGEAENMKFSSEFYKDLFIKCNNDLRRSINVLQAIYPLRNNVLKDEEVEDIDSIDMRNGDKFIVDDIIGVVPINQLVKFRNISKESYIDFVKKFLFEGFSVIQFIHQLADYEIFREEKEKAKFFLLLAEMEEKLILGCSDETVLTKMCLYKISLQ, from the coding sequence ATGAGCATTTTATGGACAGAAAAATACAGACCAAAAGACATTTCTACTTTTGAGTCTGTTCCacacattaaaaaatttcttaatttatcaaaaaataacgactttccaaatttattattatttggtCCACCCGGCACCGGCAAGACTACTTTCGCTCATTTACTGGCTTCAGAAAACAAGTTAGAATTAAATGCTTCTGATGAACGAGGTATAAATGTCATCAGAGAAAAAATCAAGTCTTACGCGTCtactttgaaaaaaaataaaacaataattttagatGAATGCGAAAACTTAACAGAAGATGCGCAACATTGTTTACGTCGTATAATAGAAGATAGTAAGAATActagatttatttttacaactAATTATCTTTCTAAAGTCATTTCGCCTTTAAAAAGTAGGTTggtaaaattaaaatttacgctaaaaaataatacgACTCTTTGTAAAATAGGTGAGGCcgaaaatatgaaatttagTAGTGAGTTTTACAAagatttgtttataaaatgtaataatGATCTCAGGAGATCCATAAATGTATTACAGGCTATTTATCCGTTAAGAAATAATGTATTAAAAGATGAAGAAGTAGAAGATATAGATAGTATAGATATGAGAAATGGAGATAAGTTTATAGTAGATGATATTATAGGAGTAGTGCCTATTAATCAGTTagttaaatttagaaatattagtAAAGAGAGTTATAttgattttgtaaaaaaatttttatttgaagGATTTTCAGTTATTCAATTTATTCACCAATTAGCAGattatgaaatatttagagaagaaaaagaaaaggcaaaattttttcttcttttggCTGAAATGGAAGAGAAGTTAATTTTGGGATGTAGTGATGAGACAGTATTGACTAAAATgtgtttatataaaatttcattacaataa
- a CDS encoding co-chaperone HSCB-like protein, which translates to MLPSKDYFSVFNLSKTFDINLTDLKTKFYDLSKKHHPDLSKYSTNKFQEINNAYNTLKDDYLRAKYMKGKTTGEVSKTFLIDILDLEDQIREAEGDSLEELSEIIRHKIEECRNNYQKDDYLAKWAYYRRLENMIKKKR; encoded by the coding sequence ATGTTACCATCGAAAGATTACTTTTcggtttttaatttgtcaAAGACATTTGATATTAATTTAACTGATTTAAAGACTAAATTTTACGATCTTAGTAAAAAACACCATCCCgatttatcaaaatattccACGAATAAATTTCAAGAAATCAATAATGCTTACAATACGTTAAAAGATGATTATTTAAGAGCCAAGTATATGAAAGGAAAAACAACAGGAGAAGTTAGTAAGACATTTCTCATTGATATTTTGGATTTAGAAGATCAGATTAGAGAGGCAGAGGGAGATAGTTTAGAAGAATTGAGTGAGATTATTAGGCACAAAATAGAAGAATGTAGAAATAATTACCAGAAAGATGATTATTTGGCTAAATGGGCTTATTACAGAAgattagaaaatatgataaaaaaaaagagataa